The Rhizoctonia solani chromosome 4, complete sequence genome contains a region encoding:
- a CDS encoding glycoside hydrolase family 128 protein, which produces MSSVSKFTTLTIAFLSAAPCALAGKRGLAWPWYNEGSGLNPTLLANGNGNVQWIYNWETWKPANTNNMNWMGMQGCWDCESSPLSALKSRAAQFGWNTVLSLNEPDLAGTSPASAADWYITNINPLAIRKAIPSVSSSADAGKGLDWAAAFISACAGRCYFDYVNIHWYGTSFDQFKTHVQNAHNRFPNYQLMISEFALQSPASRDQQVAFLKSAMTFLDGASYVSYYAVFGASKPSLISANTGGGEVGTGSSLYNDDGSLSANGIAYRG; this is translated from the exons ATGTCTTCAGTGTCCAAATTTACTACTCTAACTATAGCCTTCCTTTCTGCCGCTCCTTGTGCTTTGGCGGGCAAGCGTGGTCTTGCTTGGCCTTGGT ATAACGAGGGATCAGGTCTGAATCCTACGTTGCTCGCTAACGGCAATGGTAATGTTCAATG GATCTACAACTGGGAAACCTGGAAACCCGCAAACACCAA CAACATGAACTGGATGGGCATGCAAGGGTGCTGGGACTGTGAATCTTCGCCACTCTCAGCACTTAAGTCGCGAGCGGCTCAGTTCGGCTGGAATACCGTTTTATCACTGAACGAGCCCGATCTTGCCGGCACATCGCCTGCATCTGCCGCCGATTGGTATATCACAAACATAAACCCTCTTGCAATCA GGAAGGCGATTCCATCTGTTAGTTCGAGCGCTGACGCGGGCAAAGGGCTTGACTGGGCTGCTGCTTTCATCAGCGCCTGTGCCGGGCGA TGCTACTTTGACTATGTCAATATCCATTGGTATGGCACTTCCTTCGACCAATTCAAGACCCACGTTCAGAATGCCCACAACCGATTCCCCAATTACCAG TTGATGATTTCGGAGTTCGCACTTCAAAGCCCTGCCAGTCGTGATCAACAGGTTGCATTCCTCAAGTCGGCCATGACCTTCCTTGATGGTGCTTCCTATGTTTCTTAC TATGCTGTCTTTGGTGCCAGCAAGCCGTCTCTGATCTCTGCTAACACCGGGGGCGGCGAGGTCGGCACCGGTTCCTCCCTCTATAACGATGACGGAAGCCTTTCTGCCAACGGTATTGCTTATCGTGGATAG